From a single Capsicum annuum cultivar UCD-10X-F1 chromosome 12, UCD10Xv1.1, whole genome shotgun sequence genomic region:
- the LOC107849675 gene encoding WD repeat-containing protein RUP2 isoform X2, whose protein sequence is MTDISSSFHQEQGVEIQGGEEKENEDQDKEEKARKIRIYGANSLLREERENERCTMTGVPVTLDHGNACKFYICAPAKLGSLKWKPDWGSRVLGSGDYDGVVMEYDLEKKMPVFERDEHGGRRVWSIDYCHSDPVLGASGSDDGTMQMWDPRCGDNGKCLAMVQPSNQYSPVCCVEFNPFRGPIVAVGCADRRVYAYDMRKMLEPLFVLDGHQKTVTYIRFLDERTIISSSIDGCIKMWDAEDQRVIRTYKGHNNSRRFVGLSVWKPGGLICCGSESNQVFVYDKRWGEPLWVYGCQPMDLTRHDHGFVSSVCWQQNNENQCTLVAGDSEGVLRVFSGKKKLTI, encoded by the exons ATGACAGATATTTCATCAAGCTTTCATCAAGAACAAGGTGTAGAAATACAAGgaggagaagagaaagaaaatgaagatCAAGACAAAGAAGAAAAGGCCAG GAAAATTCGAATTTACGGTGCAAATTCGTTGTTgcgagaagagagagaaaacgaAAGGTGCACGATGACTGGTGTGCCTGTCACTTTGGATCATGGCAATGCATGTAAGTTTTATATTTGTGCTCCAGCTAAACTCGGTAGCTTAAAGTGGAAACCCGATTGGGGGAGTCGGGTTTTAGGGTCAGGTGATTATGATGGAGTTGTCATGGAATATGACCTAGAGAAGAAAATGCCCGTTTTCGAACGTGATGAGCATGGTGGTAGACGGGTTTGGAGCATTGACTATTGCCATTCGGATCCAGTTTTGGGTGCATCCGGGTCGGATGATGGAACCATGCAAATGTGGGACCCGCGGTGCGGAGACAACGGCAAGTGCTTGGCTATGGTACAACCTAGCAACCAGTATAGTCCGGTTTGTTGCGTGGAATTCAATCCGTTTAGAGGGCCAATCGTAGCCGTTGGATGCGCGGACCGGAGGGTCTATGCATACGACATGAGGAAAATGTTGGAACCTCTCTTTGTCCTAGACGGACATCAAAAAACTGTTACTTACATTCGGTTTCTTGATGAACGTACCATTATATCTTCGAGCATAGACGGCTGTATAAAAATGTGGGATGCGGAGGACCAGCGGGTCATTCGCACCTACAAAGGACATAATAATAGTAGGAGGTTTGTAGGGTTATCGGTATGGAAACCGGGTGGATTAATTTGTTGTGGTTCGGAAAGTAACCAAGTGTTTGTGTATGACAAAAGATGGGGTGAGCCACTATGGGTTTATGGATGCCAACCCATGGATTTAACCAGGCATGACCATGGGTTTGTTAGTAGCGTATGTTGGCAACAAAACAACGAAAATCAATGCACACTCGTGGCTGGAGATTCAGAGGGTGTTTTACGAGTTTTTAGTGGCAAGAAAAAATTAACTATTTAG
- the LOC107849675 gene encoding WD repeat-containing protein RUP2 isoform X1, with protein sequence MTDISSSFHQEQGVEIQGGEEKENEDQDKEEKARCEWDFHLSTLISSSNSISGSGCDTLGVLEFDPCGNFLASGGIARKIRIYGANSLLREERENERCTMTGVPVTLDHGNACKFYICAPAKLGSLKWKPDWGSRVLGSGDYDGVVMEYDLEKKMPVFERDEHGGRRVWSIDYCHSDPVLGASGSDDGTMQMWDPRCGDNGKCLAMVQPSNQYSPVCCVEFNPFRGPIVAVGCADRRVYAYDMRKMLEPLFVLDGHQKTVTYIRFLDERTIISSSIDGCIKMWDAEDQRVIRTYKGHNNSRRFVGLSVWKPGGLICCGSESNQVFVYDKRWGEPLWVYGCQPMDLTRHDHGFVSSVCWQQNNENQCTLVAGDSEGVLRVFSGKKKLTI encoded by the coding sequence ATGACAGATATTTCATCAAGCTTTCATCAAGAACAAGGTGTAGAAATACAAGgaggagaagagaaagaaaatgaagatCAAGACAAAGAAGAAAAGGCCAGGTGTGAATGGGATTTTCATCTTTCTACTTTGATTTCATCTAGCAATAGCATTAGTGGATCTGGCTGTGACACACTTGGTGTTTTAGAATTTGACCCTTGTGGTAATTTCCTAGCTTCTGGTGGAATTGCCAGGAAAATTCGAATTTACGGTGCAAATTCGTTGTTgcgagaagagagagaaaacgaAAGGTGCACGATGACTGGTGTGCCTGTCACTTTGGATCATGGCAATGCATGTAAGTTTTATATTTGTGCTCCAGCTAAACTCGGTAGCTTAAAGTGGAAACCCGATTGGGGGAGTCGGGTTTTAGGGTCAGGTGATTATGATGGAGTTGTCATGGAATATGACCTAGAGAAGAAAATGCCCGTTTTCGAACGTGATGAGCATGGTGGTAGACGGGTTTGGAGCATTGACTATTGCCATTCGGATCCAGTTTTGGGTGCATCCGGGTCGGATGATGGAACCATGCAAATGTGGGACCCGCGGTGCGGAGACAACGGCAAGTGCTTGGCTATGGTACAACCTAGCAACCAGTATAGTCCGGTTTGTTGCGTGGAATTCAATCCGTTTAGAGGGCCAATCGTAGCCGTTGGATGCGCGGACCGGAGGGTCTATGCATACGACATGAGGAAAATGTTGGAACCTCTCTTTGTCCTAGACGGACATCAAAAAACTGTTACTTACATTCGGTTTCTTGATGAACGTACCATTATATCTTCGAGCATAGACGGCTGTATAAAAATGTGGGATGCGGAGGACCAGCGGGTCATTCGCACCTACAAAGGACATAATAATAGTAGGAGGTTTGTAGGGTTATCGGTATGGAAACCGGGTGGATTAATTTGTTGTGGTTCGGAAAGTAACCAAGTGTTTGTGTATGACAAAAGATGGGGTGAGCCACTATGGGTTTATGGATGCCAACCCATGGATTTAACCAGGCATGACCATGGGTTTGTTAGTAGCGTATGTTGGCAACAAAACAACGAAAATCAATGCACACTCGTGGCTGGAGATTCAGAGGGTGTTTTACGAGTTTTTAGTGGCAAGAAAAAATTAACTATTTAG